The following proteins are encoded in a genomic region of Phycisphaerae bacterium:
- a CDS encoding SulP family inorganic anion transporter, whose protein sequence is MAFVPAFISDTTSQIVIESSALRQDFQAGITVALVGVPQCMGFAALAGLPPAMGLYSAVVMGIVNGLVTTSSKSIIGPAITTSSMVYGVLASVAPRDIASWPAIAGLLAVMVGGLTLILAVLRVGEMVRFVSRSVLIGLTVGVGVLIFGAQLAPFLGISVQREPRLGMLILNLIRRMSETSWPDVLMGTATFAIVLVGGRLGRRFPAAFVSILAGGFAVWLLERFGVSEQLVRIEPVPREWPPFVLPAYHGEFRTDLVFGSAAICAVGMIQTLALSKAFASKNGERIDARREMIALGLSNVTVGFCGGFPGAESISRSVINDTAGARTRMSGVICAIATAIIVFGAAPYTQYITRSAIAGLLMATAWSVVDWREVRDLLTHARHDRIVLITTVVCLVALPIHWAVLIGLTVSIAMFLRRVSRLYLVEMVAGKGRAFHEHAIDKETGHHPITMLQVEGPLFFAQAEELSDVLGRIFNCRPAVVIIRMRRTQHIDYSVIIELNRVVQRYISDGGTLIICGLTDRMHEQLSRSPLGRTLDPRFLLKTTRKVFSSAHAAIELAETIARGFVPTGTNLLRAAPDSRHDKPDSVEAEWSYEI, encoded by the coding sequence ATGGCGTTTGTGCCCGCGTTTATTTCTGATACAACGTCGCAAATCGTGATTGAGTCGTCCGCACTTCGACAGGATTTTCAGGCCGGCATCACCGTCGCACTTGTCGGTGTTCCGCAGTGCATGGGCTTTGCCGCGCTGGCAGGGCTTCCACCCGCCATGGGACTGTACAGCGCAGTCGTCATGGGGATTGTGAACGGCTTGGTAACGACTTCGTCCAAATCCATCATTGGACCGGCAATCACAACCAGTTCGATGGTGTATGGTGTGCTCGCGAGTGTCGCTCCAAGAGACATCGCCAGTTGGCCGGCCATCGCCGGACTGCTGGCCGTGATGGTCGGCGGGCTAACGCTGATTCTGGCTGTTCTGCGCGTTGGCGAAATGGTCCGGTTTGTTTCTCGCTCGGTTCTGATTGGCTTGACGGTGGGCGTCGGAGTACTCATCTTCGGCGCGCAGCTCGCGCCCTTCCTCGGGATTTCCGTTCAGCGCGAACCGCGCCTGGGCATGCTCATACTCAATTTAATTCGCCGCATGTCCGAAACATCGTGGCCAGACGTCCTGATGGGTACGGCGACGTTCGCGATCGTACTGGTCGGCGGCCGACTGGGACGGCGCTTTCCCGCAGCATTTGTGTCAATCCTCGCCGGCGGATTCGCGGTGTGGCTGCTGGAGAGGTTCGGCGTTAGTGAGCAGTTGGTTCGAATTGAACCTGTGCCCCGAGAATGGCCTCCGTTCGTCCTACCTGCGTATCACGGCGAGTTTCGAACCGACCTTGTTTTCGGGTCGGCCGCGATCTGCGCCGTCGGCATGATTCAGACGCTGGCTCTTTCAAAGGCGTTCGCATCAAAAAATGGCGAGCGGATCGACGCCCGGCGCGAAATGATCGCGCTTGGCCTTTCCAATGTCACTGTCGGCTTCTGCGGGGGATTTCCCGGCGCGGAGAGTATCTCGCGATCTGTCATCAACGACACGGCCGGCGCCCGGACCCGCATGTCCGGCGTCATCTGCGCAATTGCCACTGCGATCATCGTGTTCGGAGCAGCCCCCTACACCCAATACATCACCCGATCAGCCATTGCCGGACTGCTCATGGCGACGGCGTGGTCGGTCGTCGACTGGCGGGAGGTGCGAGATCTGCTCACGCACGCGCGACACGACAGAATCGTGCTGATTACGACCGTCGTCTGCCTGGTGGCGTTGCCGATTCACTGGGCCGTTCTGATCGGATTGACGGTATCGATTGCGATGTTCCTTCGCCGTGTGAGCAGGCTGTACTTGGTGGAGATGGTCGCCGGCAAGGGCCGAGCGTTTCACGAGCACGCGATCGACAAGGAAACCGGCCACCACCCGATCACGATGCTTCAGGTGGAGGGCCCGCTATTCTTCGCGCAAGCGGAGGAACTTTCGGATGTGCTGGGACGTATCTTCAATTGCAGACCGGCCGTCGTAATCATTCGCATGCGACGAACGCAACACATCGATTACTCGGTCATCATCGAACTGAATCGCGTCGTGCAGAGGTACATATCAGATGGCGGCACGCTCATCATCTGCGGTCTGACGGACCGGATGCACGAACAGCTTTCGCGCAGCCCGCTGGGCCGTACGCTCGATCCGAGATTCCTCCTCAAGACCACGCGTAAAGTCTTCAGTTCCGCCCATGCGGCGATCGAACTGGCGGAGACCATTGCTCGTGGATTCGTGCCCACGGGCACGAACTTGCTGCGAGCCGCGCCTGACTCACGCCATGACAAACCAGACTCAGTCGAAGCGGAATGGTCTTACGAGATCTGA
- the rfaD gene encoding ADP-glyceromanno-heptose 6-epimerase yields the protein MIAVTGAAGFIGSNLAHRLARDGAELLLVDRELTAAKAPNLEGLRRADVVRHIEFIDALEAGRLSPEVIFHLGACSRTTETDWAYLTEINIRYTQRLWAWCASSGRPLIFASSAATYGDGSQGFDDRTPPSRLAPLNLYGRSKNDFDAWAFDQVSAGAPCPPRWAGLKFFNVYGPREVHKGRMASVVWHAHRQIMDTGEMRLFRSNDPAIADGEQRRDFVYVEDCIDHMVRLWKHFAPNGLYNSGTGAARTFLDLTHAVFAAMGRPAKIQFIDMPPDLHRQYQNYTQAVMSSWRDAGIETTPTPLESGVAQTIRAIMAGRS from the coding sequence ATGATCGCGGTCACCGGAGCGGCGGGTTTCATTGGTTCGAATCTGGCGCATCGTCTTGCGCGGGATGGCGCCGAACTGCTGCTGGTCGATCGAGAGTTGACCGCCGCGAAGGCGCCGAATCTTGAAGGGCTGCGACGCGCGGATGTGGTTCGGCACATCGAATTCATTGACGCGCTTGAAGCCGGCCGTCTCTCTCCGGAGGTCATTTTCCATCTGGGCGCGTGCAGCCGTACGACCGAGACCGACTGGGCCTATCTGACCGAGATAAACATTCGATACACCCAGCGGCTCTGGGCCTGGTGCGCGTCCAGCGGGCGGCCATTGATTTTTGCATCGAGCGCCGCCACATACGGTGACGGCAGTCAGGGTTTCGACGACCGCACGCCCCCGTCGCGGCTCGCGCCTTTGAACCTGTATGGTCGTAGCAAGAATGATTTCGACGCGTGGGCTTTCGATCAAGTGTCAGCCGGGGCGCCCTGTCCTCCGCGATGGGCGGGGCTGAAGTTCTTCAATGTCTATGGTCCGCGCGAGGTGCATAAGGGCCGTATGGCGAGCGTCGTCTGGCACGCCCATCGGCAGATTATGGATACCGGCGAGATGCGACTCTTCCGTTCGAACGATCCGGCCATCGCCGATGGCGAGCAGCGGCGGGACTTCGTCTATGTGGAGGATTGCATCGATCACATGGTTCGGCTCTGGAAGCATTTCGCCCCGAACGGGCTGTATAATTCCGGCACGGGGGCCGCGCGCACGTTCCTCGATCTGACACACGCCGTCTTCGCCGCGATGGGGCGACCTGCGAAAATTCAATTCATCGACATGCCGCCGGACCTTCATCGCCAATACCAGAATTACACGCAGGCCGTTATGTCAAGCTGGCGGGACGCCGGCATTGAAACGACTCCGACTCCACTCGAATCAGGCGTCGCGCAGACCATTCGGGCGATCATGGCCGGACGGTCATAG
- a CDS encoding NAD(P)-dependent oxidoreductase — translation MITGGAGFLGINLIRYLLSRGHQVTSLDIEPFDYEDCRDRIREIRGDIRDMNAVRESVKGVQIVVHCAAALPLYKPEDIRSTDLDGTRNVLEAAREAGCERVVHISSTAVYGIPDHHPLREDDRLYGVGPYGEAKVQAEEVCREMRSRHGMCIPIIRPKSFVGPERLGVFALFYDWAKDGRGFPMIGSGKNRYQLLDVEDLCDAIYLCCTLERDRVNDVFNIGAKDFLTMREDYQAVLDRAGFGRKIRGFPAAPMIWTLRLLELLKLSPLYKWVYETASKDSFVSIERAETKLGFRPRFSNRDALVRNYEWYLANLPRFENASGVTHRVPWKQGVLRIAKVFF, via the coding sequence ATGATTACGGGAGGTGCGGGCTTCCTCGGCATCAATCTGATTCGTTATCTTCTTTCGCGTGGTCACCAGGTCACATCGCTCGACATCGAGCCATTCGACTACGAGGATTGTCGCGACCGGATTCGCGAGATTCGTGGCGACATTCGCGATATGAACGCTGTGCGGGAATCCGTCAAAGGCGTGCAGATTGTTGTGCATTGCGCAGCGGCACTGCCGCTGTACAAGCCAGAGGACATCCGCTCGACGGACCTGGACGGCACGCGCAATGTGCTGGAGGCGGCGCGCGAGGCGGGATGCGAGCGGGTCGTGCACATTTCATCCACGGCGGTGTACGGCATTCCCGATCACCATCCATTGCGTGAAGACGACCGGCTTTACGGTGTCGGTCCCTATGGCGAAGCGAAGGTTCAAGCGGAGGAAGTTTGCAGGGAGATGCGATCGCGCCACGGCATGTGCATCCCGATCATCCGGCCCAAGAGCTTTGTCGGACCGGAGCGGCTGGGCGTGTTTGCGCTGTTCTACGACTGGGCCAAGGACGGGCGCGGTTTCCCGATGATCGGCTCGGGAAAAAACCGGTACCAATTGCTCGATGTCGAAGACCTCTGTGATGCGATCTACCTCTGCTGCACTCTTGAACGCGATCGGGTCAACGATGTCTTCAATATCGGCGCCAAGGACTTCCTGACCATGCGTGAAGACTATCAGGCGGTTCTGGATCGCGCCGGATTCGGCAGGAAAATCAGGGGCTTTCCGGCCGCTCCGATGATCTGGACACTGCGGCTTCTGGAACTGCTGAAGCTCAGCCCGCTCTACAAGTGGGTGTATGAAACGGCGTCGAAAGACTCCTTTGTGTCGATCGAGCGGGCCGAGACAAAGCTGGGTTTCCGGCCCCGGTTCAGCAATCGCGACGCGCTGGTGAGAAACTACGAGTGGTATCTGGCGAACCTGCCAAGGTTTGAAAATGCCAGCGGTGTGACACATCGCGTCCCGTGGAAGCAGGGCGTTCTGCGGATTGCCAAGGTCTTTTTCTGA
- the hpt gene encoding hypoxanthine phosphoribosyltransferase, translating into MEKDLARTLFTRQQIHTRVVELGKQIASVYESESDGLVIVPVLSGSIIFVADLIRQLPFKMHIGLMTVSRYRGKSTEGGETRVIQDLTVDIANRHVLVVDDILDTGGTLQSVTSQLAARGPKSLRVCTLLRKPARAPKGFHVDFVGFDIEDVFVVGYGLDFNDQYRNWPEIGVLKPELYA; encoded by the coding sequence ATGGAAAAGGACCTGGCGCGAACGCTCTTCACCAGACAGCAGATTCATACCCGCGTCGTCGAGCTGGGAAAGCAGATCGCGTCGGTCTATGAATCGGAAAGCGACGGTCTGGTAATCGTCCCAGTCCTGTCCGGATCGATTATTTTCGTCGCTGACCTGATCCGACAACTGCCATTCAAAATGCATATCGGGCTGATGACCGTCAGTCGATATCGCGGCAAGTCGACTGAGGGCGGCGAAACCCGAGTCATACAGGACTTAACGGTTGATATCGCGAATCGTCATGTGCTGGTTGTCGATGATATTCTCGACACGGGTGGCACGCTCCAGAGTGTGACTTCGCAATTGGCGGCGCGCGGGCCGAAGTCGCTTCGCGTCTGCACGCTGCTCCGGAAGCCGGCACGTGCGCCGAAAGGCTTCCATGTGGATTTCGTTGGCTTTGACATCGAGGACGTTTTTGTGGTTGGCTACGGCTTGGACTTCAATGACCAATACCGCAACTGGCCCGAGATCGGCGTGCTCAAGCCGGAGTTGTACGCGTGA
- a CDS encoding PH domain-containing protein: protein MRLKVKSYRVEAQPIAAHLEGAPSGVARIAFGEMVPAHLLDGGEIVHFSIRPSTWFILLESSRWIAFAAVLVVMALCGVIDVNYRDQVVKLGVVMVGGRLAWASLEWVSRMYVLTNRRVVSIHGVFRAELFECALDRIQSTQLTAELGERLCRTGTVSFQPAQAEGVLGGAHSWRTVSRPGEVHEQLRAAIIRSRDLGGHGD from the coding sequence GTGAGACTGAAGGTCAAATCTTATCGCGTTGAGGCGCAACCCATCGCCGCGCACCTCGAAGGAGCGCCATCCGGCGTCGCGCGGATCGCATTCGGCGAGATGGTCCCCGCCCATCTGCTGGACGGCGGCGAGATCGTTCATTTTTCGATCCGACCGTCGACCTGGTTCATCCTGCTCGAGTCGTCGAGGTGGATCGCATTCGCGGCGGTCCTTGTCGTCATGGCATTGTGCGGGGTGATCGATGTCAACTATCGCGACCAGGTCGTAAAGCTCGGCGTCGTGATGGTGGGCGGCCGCCTCGCCTGGGCCTCGCTGGAGTGGGTCTCCAGGATGTATGTCCTGACCAATCGGCGCGTCGTGAGCATTCATGGCGTATTCAGGGCCGAGTTGTTCGAGTGTGCACTGGATCGCATTCAAAGTACGCAATTGACGGCCGAGTTGGGAGAACGACTCTGCCGAACCGGCACGGTTTCGTTCCAGCCGGCGCAGGCCGAGGGCGTATTGGGCGGTGCTCATTCGTGGCGCACCGTGTCGCGACCAGGCGAAGTTCACGAACAACTCCGGGCGGCGATCATCCGCTCACGGGATCTTGGGGGCCACGGAGACTGA
- the lpdA gene encoding dihydrolipoyl dehydrogenase, which translates to MVVGELTQEVDLVVIGGGPGGYVAALAAADRGIQTALIEEAKVPGGVCLREGCIPSKSLLHVARIIDEAKHAESLGLTYAPPKVDIEKLRGWKNGVIRKLAGGVQSLIKARKIDYFNGHAEFESSNIVRLEGADNARLKFRHAIIATGASAKFLPESVIPRDLCWSAADALEVSEVPKRLLIIGGGYIGLEIGQVYAGLGSEVTVVEALDGVLTGLDPELAKPLLSKLNKQMKAIHTGAQFKGAKKSGNEIQATYVVGGKEVTEPYDRILVSIGRKPRTDGLGLEHTKVSLTDRGFIQVDHQFRTTDKRIFAIGDVIGDPMLAHKASREAKIVANVLAGKNDEWDNVTIPAVVYTDPEVAWCGYTESEAKAKGLDFVVKKFQWVGSGRAVSMNRTEGLTKLIFDRQTQRLVGMGIVGAHAGDLLMEGVLGMELGAVADDLALSIHPHPSLGETIMEAAEAMTGKAIHGH; encoded by the coding sequence ATGGTCGTAGGCGAACTGACTCAGGAGGTTGACCTCGTTGTCATCGGCGGAGGCCCCGGCGGTTATGTGGCGGCTCTCGCCGCTGCGGATCGCGGGATTCAGACCGCGCTGATCGAGGAAGCCAAAGTGCCCGGCGGCGTGTGCCTGCGTGAGGGCTGCATCCCCAGCAAATCCCTCCTGCATGTCGCCCGGATCATCGATGAGGCGAAGCACGCTGAGAGCCTTGGATTGACCTATGCCCCGCCGAAGGTCGATATCGAGAAACTTCGCGGCTGGAAGAACGGCGTCATACGCAAGCTCGCGGGCGGCGTTCAGTCGCTCATCAAGGCGCGCAAGATCGACTATTTCAACGGTCATGCCGAATTCGAGAGTTCGAACATCGTTCGCCTCGAAGGCGCAGATAACGCACGGCTTAAATTTCGGCATGCAATAATTGCGACCGGTGCATCCGCGAAATTTCTGCCCGAATCCGTGATTCCCCGGGACCTTTGCTGGAGTGCGGCGGACGCGCTCGAAGTCAGTGAGGTTCCGAAGCGATTGCTCATCATCGGCGGCGGCTACATCGGTCTGGAAATCGGACAGGTTTATGCCGGCCTGGGTAGCGAAGTTACGGTTGTCGAAGCGCTCGATGGCGTGCTGACCGGACTCGATCCCGAATTAGCCAAGCCGCTGCTTTCGAAGTTGAACAAGCAGATGAAGGCGATTCACACCGGAGCGCAATTCAAAGGCGCCAAGAAGTCCGGCAATGAAATTCAGGCGACATATGTCGTTGGTGGAAAGGAAGTCACCGAGCCGTACGACAGAATCCTCGTTTCGATCGGGCGCAAACCACGGACCGACGGACTCGGGCTTGAACATACCAAGGTTTCGCTTACGGATCGCGGGTTCATTCAGGTCGATCATCAGTTCCGCACCACAGACAAGCGAATTTTCGCAATCGGGGATGTCATCGGCGACCCGATGCTGGCACACAAGGCTTCCCGCGAGGCGAAGATTGTCGCCAATGTTCTGGCGGGCAAGAATGATGAATGGGACAACGTGACCATTCCGGCTGTCGTTTACACGGATCCGGAAGTCGCCTGGTGCGGCTACACGGAATCGGAAGCAAAGGCCAAGGGGCTGGATTTCGTTGTGAAGAAGTTTCAGTGGGTCGGCTCGGGCCGTGCGGTATCGATGAATCGGACTGAGGGACTGACGAAGCTCATTTTCGATCGACAGACGCAGCGGTTGGTCGGTATGGGAATTGTCGGTGCGCATGCCGGCGATCTACTGATGGAAGGTGTGCTCGGCATGGAACTCGGCGCCGTGGCCGATGATCTGGCATTGTCGATCCATCCGCACCCGTCCCTGGGTGAGACGATTATGGAGGCCGCCGAAGCGATGACAGGCAAGGCGATTCACGGGCATTGA